In a genomic window of Sardina pilchardus chromosome 20, fSarPil1.1, whole genome shotgun sequence:
- the tmx1 gene encoding thioredoxin-related transmembrane protein 1, producing MASLLDYEVGTARKHVLWRTFMVLFSVFVFLKAPQTALAKKGSLKEVTDGNWEDILTGEWMIEFFAPWCPACRQLQPVWGEFAEWGEDLGVNIAKVDVTEQPGLSGRFIITSLPTIYHCKDGVFRRYQGPRTKEDFLSFIDEKKWQTIEPVSSWFGPSSFLMNSMSALFKLSMFIRHCHNYLTEQLGIPVWGSYVIFALATLFSGLVLGLILVFIADFVFPSRRFQSNYYQSRKQLSEARLRQQLEDEQMADGEEDDEEEEEDEEDESGSREDLWHKGRRSPEGLPETFGDEALRRRVLAARQEEEEDT from the exons ATGGCGTCCTTGCTGGACTACGAAGTAGGAACAGCTAGAAAACATGTTCTTTGGCGAACATTTATGGTACTCTTTAGCGTCTTTGTATTTTTGAAGGCGCCTCAGACAGCCCTTGCCAAGAAGGGGAGTCTGAAAGAGGTAACAGACGGAAACTGGGAAGACATACTGACCGGAGAATGGATGATAGAATT TTTTGCCCCTTGGTGCCCTGCATGTCGACAACTGCAGCCTGTGTGGGGGGAGTTTGCCGAGTGGGGAGAGGATCTGGGCGTCAACATTGCCAAGGTGGATGTCACTGAGCAGCCAG GACTAAGTGGCAGATTTATTATCACCTCCCTTCCTACCATCTACCA ctGTAAAGATGGTGTGTTTCGGCGGTACCAGGGACCACGCACCAAAGAGGACTTCCTTAGCTTCATTGATGAAAAGAAATGGCAGACTATCGAACCAGTGTCCTCGTGGTTCGGTCCATCCTCCTTTTT GATGAACTCCATGTCTGCACTCTTCAAGCTCTCCATGTTCATACGG cattGCCACAACTATCTGACGGAGCAGTTGGGCATCCCTGTGTGGGGGTCCTATGTGATCTTCGCCCTGGCAACTCTCTTCTCTGGTCTAGTCCTGGGACTG ATACTGGTGTTCATCGCTGACTTTGTCTTCCCATCTAGAAGATTCCAAAGTAACTACTACCAAAGTA GGAAGCAGCTGTCTGAGGCGCGTCTGAGGCAGCAGCTGGAGGACGAGCAGATGGCCGACGGCGAGGAGgacgatgaagaggaggaggaggacgaggaggacgagagcGGCTCGCGGGAGGACCTGTGGCACAAGGGCCGCCGCTCGCCCGAGGGCCTCCCCGAAACGTTCGGCGACGAGGCGCTCCGGAGGAGGGTGCTGGCCGCccggcaggaggaggaggaggacacctag